A region from the Vicia villosa cultivar HV-30 ecotype Madison, WI linkage group LG3, Vvil1.0, whole genome shotgun sequence genome encodes:
- the LOC131659062 gene encoding uncharacterized protein LOC131659062 — MDASNHDMMGVLAREMDSIFSPLITNITRTNLDNVETYQRISTLMGRIADFFGAPQTSTRRRNNQAAIQADESILELVLDPVRPPRQRLGERNQAIDLENQNRRTNTIQQEVPEEQPRVVMVNREQNADEVIHRVRRDNMATENNLTTLIERIMANNGLNTGLRRPNYTSPVADYILQTELPRGTKVPKFPKFSGDTSESTVEHIARYLTEAGNLRIKYFPSSLTKNAFTWFTTLPPNSIDTWAHLERMFHEQFYMG; from the coding sequence atggatgcaagcaaccatgacatGATGGGTGTACTTGCTCGAGAAATGGATTCGATTTTTTCTCCCTTAATAACAAACATTACTAGGACTAACTTGGATAATGTGGAGACATATCAACGAATATCCACACTAATGGGGCGTatagcagatttctttggggCCCCTCAAACGTCTACCAGACGAAGAAACAACCAGGCTGCCATTCAGGCAGACGAATCAATCTTGGAACTTGTCTTAGATCCAGTTCGACCACCTAGGCAAAGGCTTGGTGAGAGAAATCAGGCGATTGATTTAGAAAATCAAAACCGAAGAACCAATACTATTCAACAGGAAGTTCCTGAAGAACAGCCTAGGGTAGTTATGGTCAATAGGGAGCAAAATGCAGATGAAGTAATACACAGGGTTAGAAGAGACAATATGgcgacagaaaataacttaacaacCCTGATCGAAAGGATTATGGCTAATAATGgtcttaatactggacttcgacgtccaaactacacTTCCCCTGTAGCAGACTATATTTTGCAAACTGAATTACCTAGAGGTACCAAAGTGCCCAAGTTTCCAAAAttttcaggggatactagtgaatcaACCGTCGAACACATAGCCCGATATTTAACAGAGGCAGGTAACttaagaattaaatatttccctagttcattaacaaaaaatgcttttacatGGTTCACCACCTTACCTCCAAACTCCATAGATACTTGGGCTCATCTTGAGAGAAtgttccatgaacagttttacATGGGATaa